Proteins encoded together in one Vibrio lentus window:
- a CDS encoding urea transporter, whose product MQKNKETLPLQGLLNGIGQVYFTSSVMTSFLLLLAISIESLSLAFLTLFGASCSYGFALLTNKPSHDIENGMYALNGALIALFIGNFFEVNGWLILVVALGSLITVPIAKIVFSFKKYRGYTSAFIATSWSIYMLQSGLNLPFFTPSNTTLQSTAFLTFNDWLNLPSMAITLLKGISQVSFINNELSGLVILVAIAFNNIKHALWVILAVTVGTFFSQLIGVSDELIKQGLYGYNAVLATLALVLYQRIPWPLIILSMLLNCLVTLGFHKLQLVPLTAPFILSTWGMVYFASLLRKKGSNSTNSTPAK is encoded by the coding sequence ATGCAGAAAAATAAGGAAACTCTCCCACTTCAAGGCTTGCTCAATGGTATTGGGCAAGTCTATTTCACGTCATCTGTCATGACGTCCTTTCTGCTATTGCTCGCCATTTCAATTGAGTCACTGTCACTGGCTTTTCTTACCTTATTCGGTGCGAGTTGCAGCTACGGATTTGCCTTACTGACCAATAAACCGTCTCATGATATTGAGAATGGCATGTATGCGCTAAATGGCGCACTGATTGCTTTGTTCATCGGGAATTTTTTTGAAGTAAATGGGTGGCTGATTTTAGTGGTAGCCCTCGGCTCGCTCATTACCGTACCCATCGCCAAGATCGTGTTTAGCTTTAAGAAGTATCGCGGTTACACAAGTGCCTTCATTGCCACCTCTTGGTCTATCTACATGCTTCAATCAGGCTTGAACCTCCCTTTTTTCACACCCTCAAACACTACGCTACAATCGACAGCGTTTTTAACATTCAACGATTGGTTGAACCTACCAAGCATGGCCATAACGTTGTTAAAAGGCATCAGCCAAGTCAGCTTCATCAACAATGAGTTATCGGGGTTAGTTATCTTGGTTGCGATTGCGTTCAACAATATTAAGCATGCGCTATGGGTAATACTTGCGGTGACCGTCGGCACCTTTTTCAGCCAGTTAATCGGTGTCTCTGACGAACTGATCAAACAAGGCCTGTATGGTTACAATGCTGTGCTTGCGACCTTAGCGCTTGTCCTATATCAACGCATCCCTTGGCCACTGATTATTCTATCCATGCTTCTAAACTGCTTGGTCACTTTGGGCTTTCACAAATTACAGCTCGTTCCCCTTACCGCACCATTCATTTTAAGCACGTGGGGCATGGTTTATTTTGCCAGCCTGCTTAGAAAGAAAGGTTCGAACAGTACAAACTCTACTCCAGCTAAATAA
- a CDS encoding pyridoxamine 5'-phosphate oxidase family protein has translation MLSNTKRTTIKKGAHKAVFEQEKLHQIIDESLIAHIALQGEHGPMVIPMLAWRVDDTVYIHGAKNSRLLKGLKKGEPTCLTFTLFDGWVLARSAFHHSAHYRSAVVLGSFSVIDDNQEKDRLLNIFIEQIAPGRTDEVRLSNEKELTATELLAIPLTEASVKIGKHGVNDDKADMAVPVWAGVLPYRTVVGPLETVPEQEGIIEKPDYQAAYGERWYQN, from the coding sequence ATGTTATCTAACACGAAAAGAACCACGATTAAAAAAGGGGCTCACAAAGCCGTATTTGAACAAGAGAAACTTCATCAAATCATAGATGAGAGCTTAATCGCACACATTGCATTACAAGGCGAACATGGACCCATGGTTATTCCAATGCTCGCGTGGCGAGTGGATGATACGGTCTACATTCATGGCGCTAAAAACAGCCGCTTGTTGAAAGGCTTAAAAAAAGGAGAGCCAACCTGTTTAACGTTCACTTTGTTCGATGGTTGGGTGTTAGCTCGTTCGGCATTTCATCACAGTGCGCATTATCGTTCAGCTGTGGTGTTGGGGTCATTTTCAGTCATCGATGACAACCAAGAAAAGGATCGCTTGTTGAATATCTTTATTGAGCAAATCGCGCCGGGAAGAACCGATGAAGTCAGGCTAAGTAACGAAAAAGAACTCACCGCAACCGAGCTATTGGCGATACCTTTAACGGAAGCCTCCGTGAAGATTGGTAAGCATGGTGTGAATGATGATAAGGCTGATATGGCCGTTCCCGTTTGGGCTGGCGTATTGCCTTACCGAACCGTTGTTGGGCCACTAGAAACAGTACCAGAGCAGGAAGGAATCATTGAAAAGCCTGATTATCAAGCAGCCTATGGCGAACGTTGGTACCAGAATTAG
- a CDS encoding PLP-dependent aminotransferase family protein, which produces MQPIDVGDLQLDEQHDTRQTALFHAIREKIVQDLWSKGSKLPSTRKLAVELSVSRNTVIYAYEQLVTEGYIESKQGSGFYVSVEQPEHFLSLSQSSSIQSSHDVSKEVDKPSSVRVTPNDINRSFAPGVPDLDAFPFAKWQRLLQRHSTRQNIAGNQEVQGSSALREALSGYLASSRSVHCSTDRIIITAGAQQAISIGLMATLAMGDKILVEEPGYRQVHKIIDLLRLELDGVSVREKVGIDIEKVLSSNAKALYVTPSNQYPMGTTLNTEQRLKLIDWANQHQSWIIEDDYDSEFQFAHRPYTSMQGLAGKLGFDDRIIYVGSLSKVMFNGLRLGYLVVPESLVAKCLEIKDALTGDTASHTQEALADFVREGDLLRHIRKMRRSYKLKHEAMIEAIKSEFHSDLEVISQAAGLHVTVKWYQGISEHEWSRRAEFENIIIRPFDFYEYGSSDARDWSGAVLGFGNIRLADIKPKIKQIARLFYQ; this is translated from the coding sequence ATGCAGCCTATTGATGTCGGTGACCTACAGCTAGACGAGCAACATGACACACGTCAAACCGCCTTGTTTCATGCGATCAGAGAAAAGATCGTTCAAGATTTATGGAGTAAGGGCAGTAAGTTACCTTCGACACGTAAGTTGGCTGTAGAACTGTCGGTAAGTCGAAATACGGTGATCTATGCGTACGAACAACTGGTTACTGAAGGCTATATTGAGAGTAAGCAAGGCTCAGGTTTTTATGTCTCGGTTGAACAACCAGAGCATTTCTTGAGTTTATCTCAATCGAGCAGTATTCAGAGTTCACATGATGTGAGTAAAGAGGTTGATAAGCCAAGTAGCGTGCGAGTGACACCTAACGACATTAACCGCAGTTTTGCCCCCGGAGTTCCTGACTTAGATGCGTTCCCTTTTGCGAAATGGCAGAGGTTGCTGCAACGTCACTCTACACGTCAGAACATTGCGGGCAATCAAGAGGTTCAAGGAAGCTCAGCCTTGAGGGAAGCGTTGAGTGGGTATCTGGCAAGCAGTCGTTCAGTTCATTGCAGTACGGATAGAATCATCATCACCGCAGGTGCGCAGCAAGCCATCTCAATTGGTTTGATGGCAACGTTAGCGATGGGGGACAAAATCCTTGTGGAAGAGCCCGGCTATCGACAAGTGCATAAAATCATCGATCTGTTGAGGCTAGAGCTAGACGGTGTGAGCGTGCGTGAAAAGGTTGGAATAGATATTGAAAAAGTGTTGTCCAGTAATGCTAAGGCTCTGTATGTCACGCCGAGTAACCAATACCCAATGGGGACGACACTCAATACTGAGCAACGACTTAAACTGATCGATTGGGCCAATCAACATCAGTCATGGATCATTGAGGATGATTACGACAGTGAGTTTCAGTTTGCTCATCGCCCTTATACCAGCATGCAAGGGTTAGCGGGTAAGTTAGGGTTCGATGATCGTATCATCTATGTCGGATCCCTGAGTAAGGTGATGTTCAATGGCTTGCGACTAGGTTATTTGGTGGTGCCAGAAAGTCTGGTGGCGAAGTGTCTTGAGATTAAAGATGCGCTCACTGGAGACACGGCGTCACATACACAAGAAGCGCTGGCAGACTTTGTACGTGAAGGCGATTTATTGCGCCATATTAGAAAGATGCGTCGTTCATACAAACTCAAGCATGAAGCGATGATAGAAGCGATTAAAAGTGAGTTTCATAGCGATCTTGAAGTGATCAGTCAGGCTGCAGGGCTACATGTGACCGTGAAGTGGTATCAAGGGATATCTGAACATGAGTGGAGCCGTAGAGCAGAGTTTGAAAATATCATCATTCGTCCTTTTGACTTTTATGAATATGGATCAAGTGATGCTCGTGATTGGAGTGGTGCAGTGCTGGGGTTTGGTAATATCCGACTGGCTGACATAAAGCCGAAGATCAAACAGATCGCTCGGCTTTTTTATCAGTAA
- the yjeH gene encoding L-methionine/branched-chain amino acid transporter produces MTQLKQEITLISGIGQLSTTLLGTGLFMIPAIAAGIAGQLSLLAWLILFIAICPIALTFAALGKRYPNAGGTAYFVRQAFNERLETSVAWLFVSVIPVGIPAAIALAGGFAQQLLPAPLDTPLGAQSFTVALLIAVNLMGSKSSGRLQTVIALSIFALVSAFVWKADITAADIAVPTMTSDSMWSIGSALAVMFWCFVGIEAFAHMGEEFKNPQRDFPIAIIAGCFVAGLVYWACSVVIIKLGAYGSPEFDAASIPWVTEQLFGNGFKTVISVLGFFACFASLNLYTQSLSRMIWAQARQHTPTSKMAQLNSRGVPLYPTLAIGFIALISCVIGELSNLDLEFFLKLANGIFVLVYLLAMLAACRLLTGASRYTAMISLVICTLVFICLSWSMLYAVTVFVTLSLPWRKWLGKPTVSIDKL; encoded by the coding sequence ATGACGCAACTCAAACAAGAAATCACGCTTATTTCAGGAATTGGACAACTCTCTACGACCTTGCTTGGCACAGGATTATTTATGATCCCAGCTATCGCGGCAGGCATTGCAGGGCAGCTATCACTACTAGCATGGTTAATCCTGTTTATCGCCATTTGCCCGATTGCACTAACCTTCGCAGCATTAGGGAAACGCTACCCCAATGCAGGGGGCACGGCCTATTTTGTGCGCCAAGCGTTTAACGAGCGTTTAGAGACCAGTGTGGCTTGGTTGTTTGTGAGTGTTATTCCTGTCGGTATTCCGGCGGCGATTGCATTGGCAGGTGGCTTTGCTCAACAACTGTTACCAGCACCACTCGACACACCATTAGGTGCTCAATCCTTTACCGTCGCTCTGCTTATTGCCGTCAATTTGATGGGCAGTAAATCTTCAGGCCGCTTGCAAACCGTAATTGCCTTATCGATTTTTGCTTTAGTCAGCGCGTTTGTCTGGAAAGCCGACATCACTGCTGCTGACATCGCAGTTCCGACTATGACATCCGATTCAATGTGGTCTATTGGTTCTGCATTGGCGGTTATGTTTTGGTGCTTTGTAGGAATCGAAGCCTTTGCTCACATGGGAGAGGAATTTAAGAATCCACAGCGTGACTTCCCCATCGCCATCATTGCCGGGTGTTTCGTCGCAGGCTTGGTGTACTGGGCTTGTTCAGTGGTTATTATCAAGCTAGGCGCTTATGGTTCACCAGAATTTGATGCTGCCTCTATCCCGTGGGTGACAGAGCAACTGTTTGGCAATGGCTTTAAAACCGTCATCAGTGTACTTGGCTTCTTTGCTTGTTTTGCTAGCCTAAACCTTTACACCCAAAGCTTGTCTCGCATGATTTGGGCTCAAGCTCGCCAACACACTCCGACCAGTAAAATGGCGCAGCTCAACAGCCGTGGCGTACCACTTTATCCAACCTTAGCAATCGGCTTTATTGCGCTTATTTCGTGTGTCATCGGCGAGCTGTCTAATTTAGATCTCGAATTCTTTCTTAAACTCGCCAATGGTATTTTTGTTCTAGTTTATCTGCTTGCGATGTTAGCGGCCTGCCGATTACTGACTGGCGCATCGAGATACACAGCCATGATTTCACTGGTCATCTGTACCTTGGTGTTTATCTGCCTAAGTTGGTCGATGCTCTATGCAGTGACTGTTTTTGTGACATTGTCACTCCCTTGGCGCAAATGGTTGGGTAAACCCACCGTCTCTATCGACAAGTTGTAA
- a CDS encoding Lrp/AsnC family transcriptional regulator: protein MDKFDRQILDILKTNARCSVSDIARDVSLSRSAVNARIKKLENDKIITGYCAQVTEPDLPKNVGAYISLKFDMSSSNHNCESYAKNIYAIDGVQWCHSISGETDMMLYVEVESMERLNQIRDQLQGYPELRHLMTHTVLTEFFNKQTSSFNMS, encoded by the coding sequence ATGGATAAATTTGATCGCCAAATTTTAGATATTCTAAAAACTAACGCTCGATGTTCAGTGAGCGATATCGCCAGAGATGTCAGCCTGTCTCGCTCTGCGGTGAACGCCAGAATCAAGAAGCTGGAAAACGATAAGATCATTACAGGATATTGTGCACAGGTAACCGAGCCTGATTTACCGAAGAACGTTGGCGCTTATATCTCTTTGAAGTTTGACATGTCGAGCAGTAACCATAATTGTGAGTCTTACGCTAAAAATATCTACGCCATTGATGGTGTGCAGTGGTGTCACTCTATCAGCGGTGAGACCGACATGATGCTTTATGTTGAAGTTGAAAGCATGGAGCGTTTGAACCAAATTCGCGACCAGCTGCAAGGCTATCCTGAACTTCGACATCTTATGACTCATACTGTCTTAACGGAATTTTTCAACAAGCAAACTTCGTCTTTTAATATGTCTTGA
- a CDS encoding LysR family transcriptional regulator codes for MLGNINLNLLRSLHVLLEECHVSRAAQRLHITQSAVSRQLAQLRDLCGDPLLVRDGNKLVPTNRALLLKSKLDDLLGEFDHLLDDKPFDPQDWQGELVLASSDYVAQYILPIIVSEVSKDAPHINLAYRLWQPNFLETLNESGIHLASSMFPKKPDHVSSIKLGEDKSVCLMRASHPLAKQSAISSEDIVSYSHIKVTGGGDKDSYSDIALKKQGHKRRIALQVPFFSSAGNVLMQDDYLMIVPEHIAYNLGRHLDVAYFSLPFETEMHTYWLMWHPKYDNDSAHKWAREKAFKAIQKSSYNISMISNHTSDDNL; via the coding sequence ATGTTAGGTAATATCAATTTAAATTTACTGCGGTCGCTGCATGTACTTCTTGAAGAGTGCCATGTCAGTCGAGCCGCTCAGCGTCTGCACATCACGCAGTCGGCGGTGAGCCGTCAACTGGCTCAGCTTAGAGATCTATGTGGTGATCCCCTTCTGGTTCGTGATGGGAACAAACTGGTTCCAACCAACCGTGCTTTGTTGCTTAAAAGCAAGCTCGATGACTTGCTGGGCGAGTTTGACCACCTCTTAGATGATAAGCCATTTGATCCACAAGATTGGCAAGGTGAATTGGTGTTGGCTTCGAGTGATTATGTTGCTCAGTATATCTTGCCCATTATTGTGTCCGAGGTGTCGAAGGACGCGCCTCATATCAACTTGGCTTATCGTTTGTGGCAGCCTAACTTCCTTGAAACGCTCAATGAATCAGGTATTCACTTGGCGTCGAGTATGTTCCCCAAAAAGCCGGATCATGTCTCAAGTATCAAGCTCGGAGAGGATAAGTCCGTGTGTTTGATGAGAGCCTCTCATCCGTTGGCTAAGCAATCAGCCATAAGCTCGGAAGACATCGTGAGTTACTCACATATCAAAGTCACGGGTGGGGGAGACAAAGACAGCTATTCGGATATTGCGTTAAAGAAACAGGGACATAAACGCAGAATCGCGTTGCAGGTACCGTTCTTTTCATCGGCGGGAAACGTGTTAATGCAAGACGACTACTTGATGATTGTGCCGGAGCATATTGCTTATAACTTGGGTCGACATCTCGATGTCGCTTACTTTTCGCTGCCGTTTGAGACAGAAATGCATACCTATTGGCTGATGTGGCATCCTAAGTATGACAACGACTCTGCCCATAAATGGGCTCGAGAGAAAGCGTTTAAAGCCATCCAAAAGTCGAGTTACAATATCAGTATGATTTCAAATCATACCAGTGATGATAATCTTTGA
- a CDS encoding LysE family translocator, translating into MTVTIWFSLLAICLLGAMSPGPSLAMIAKHSLAGGRMNGLIAAWSHAAGIGIYAFATIVGLAVVLEQSPMLFKGISLAGAAYLLYLGVNALRSKGGVAAKLEAGEQMSYMQSAREAFLISILSPKIALFFIALFSQFVALGNELSNQVIIVSTPLIVDGLWYTFITLVLSSPLIVERIRAKAQLIDRLSGVVLILLAVRVVWTI; encoded by the coding sequence ATGACAGTAACAATTTGGTTTTCTTTATTAGCTATCTGCTTGTTGGGTGCAATGTCTCCGGGCCCAAGCTTGGCGATGATCGCTAAGCACAGTTTGGCTGGTGGTCGTATGAACGGACTTATCGCAGCTTGGTCACACGCTGCGGGCATAGGTATTTACGCGTTCGCAACCATTGTCGGCTTAGCCGTTGTGCTTGAGCAATCACCAATGTTGTTCAAAGGGATCAGTTTAGCGGGTGCAGCGTATCTGCTCTATCTCGGTGTAAACGCGTTGCGTTCGAAAGGTGGTGTTGCCGCGAAATTGGAAGCGGGTGAACAGATGAGCTACATGCAGTCTGCTCGCGAAGCTTTCTTGATCTCAATCTTGAGCCCTAAGATCGCGCTGTTTTTTATCGCTCTATTTAGCCAATTTGTGGCGTTAGGTAATGAACTGAGCAATCAAGTGATTATTGTCTCAACGCCACTGATTGTTGATGGCCTTTGGTATACCTTTATTACTTTGGTGCTCTCTAGCCCGTTGATCGTAGAGCGCATTCGAGCAAAAGCGCAGTTGATCGATCGATTGTCAGGCGTGGTGTTGATTCTGCTTGCTGTGCGTGTGGTGTGGACGATATAG
- a CDS encoding alpha/beta hydrolase codes for MQRKPLLALLALTTLSLVGCSNETIAPAYETSPNLPEYQQDSFEAYVNDTQDWLLKNRVFMTKDKQLEIQLNSPTEYQPAKPNGKAVLLVHGLGDSPYSFKDIATHLAEQGYLVRTVLLPGHGSRVGDLMQPNLEDWQGVVAHHTKLLEQEYDSVWLGGYSTGANLVTSQAMNDPKISGLLLFSPAFQPSSSAVQYAGLASYFVTWADQDPEDNVLRYNSLPMNGASVYYETSEVVREDLQDKHFDKPVFIMMSEGDSVIDTSFVQQAFTESMPNPNNVLVWQGETTLDDPRAVQYSMKIPEQRISNGSHMGLLFSPSNPYYGINGSEKICSNGQEEGLEAQCNATSEVWYSAWGYREEGKNHARLTYNPYFSDSMEKLDAVLNSEG; via the coding sequence ATGCAAAGAAAACCCCTCCTAGCACTGCTAGCCTTAACGACTTTAAGTCTCGTTGGTTGCTCCAACGAGACCATCGCCCCCGCTTACGAAACATCTCCTAACTTGCCTGAATATCAGCAAGACAGCTTTGAAGCCTACGTGAACGATACTCAAGATTGGTTACTGAAAAATCGTGTGTTCATGACCAAAGACAAGCAGCTAGAGATTCAACTCAATTCACCTACCGAATATCAACCTGCGAAACCTAACGGTAAGGCGGTTTTATTGGTTCATGGGTTAGGTGATTCACCCTACTCGTTTAAAGACATCGCAACGCACTTAGCAGAACAAGGCTACCTAGTGAGAACGGTATTGCTACCGGGCCACGGCAGTCGTGTTGGTGACTTAATGCAGCCAAACTTAGAAGATTGGCAGGGCGTGGTGGCTCATCACACGAAGTTACTTGAGCAAGAGTATGATTCTGTTTGGCTTGGCGGTTATTCAACAGGCGCGAACCTCGTAACTTCACAGGCGATGAACGATCCTAAGATCTCTGGGTTACTGTTATTTTCTCCTGCGTTCCAACCGAGTTCGTCTGCGGTTCAATATGCAGGGCTAGCAAGCTACTTTGTCACTTGGGCGGATCAAGATCCTGAAGACAATGTATTGCGTTACAACTCGTTGCCAATGAATGGTGCCTCGGTTTACTACGAGACATCAGAAGTGGTTCGCGAAGACTTACAAGATAAACACTTCGATAAGCCCGTATTTATCATGATGAGTGAAGGCGACAGTGTGATTGACACCAGCTTTGTTCAACAAGCATTTACGGAGTCTATGCCAAACCCAAACAATGTCTTAGTTTGGCAAGGGGAAACCACACTCGACGATCCTCGCGCTGTTCAATACAGCATGAAGATCCCAGAGCAACGTATTTCGAACGGTTCTCATATGGGCTTACTGTTCTCACCAAGCAATCCGTACTACGGGATCAATGGTAGCGAAAAGATCTGCTCTAACGGTCAAGAGGAAGGTTTAGAAGCACAGTGCAACGCAACAAGTGAAGTGTGGTACTCAGCGTGGGGATATCGTGAAGAAGGTAAAAACCATGCGCGTTTGACCTACAACCCGTACTTTTCAGATTCCATGGAAAAGCTCGATGCGGTTCTGAATTCAGAAGGCTAA
- the hcp gene encoding hydroxylamine reductase, producing the protein MFCIQCEQTIQTPTVKGCSFAQGMCGKTSEVSDLQDVLVHSLQGVSFWASLGRACDVIDTEVDEWAPKAFFATLTNVNFDPARIIEFAQQSHEFKQRLEQKVRAAATLIGFEIPELSAAAQFDLPTDSSELLALAPQAAVNRGHDSQHEDVIGLRLLCLYGLKGAAAYMEHARVLGQTDDAIFAEYHEIMAFLGTDPSDLKQLLDTSMQIGLMNYKVMEMLDKGETDTFGHPQPTTVNVKTKKGHCILVSGHDLHDLEKILQQTEGKGINVYTNGEMLPAHGYPELNKYPHLAGNYGSAWQNQQKEFANFPGAIVMTSNCLLNPDVGSYADRLFTRSIVGWPGVDHLEGDDFSAVIDCALAQEGFKHDEIEQMITVGFGRNALMEAAPAVVEQVKEGNIKHFFLVGGCDGDKSERSYYTDFTAQAPEDSVILTLACGKFRFNKNQFGDINGIPRLLDVGQCNDAYSAIQLAIALSQEFDCGINELPLTLVLSWFEQKAIVILLTLFALGVKGIYTGPTAPAFLTENLLKIMQDEFDMRSISTPEQDLKTILAA; encoded by the coding sequence ATGTTCTGTATTCAATGTGAACAAACGATTCAAACCCCAACCGTAAAAGGCTGTTCTTTCGCACAAGGCATGTGTGGAAAAACCTCGGAAGTATCCGACCTTCAAGACGTGTTGGTGCATTCTCTTCAAGGTGTTTCTTTTTGGGCAAGCCTAGGTCGCGCTTGCGATGTTATTGATACAGAAGTTGATGAGTGGGCACCAAAAGCGTTCTTCGCAACACTGACTAACGTTAACTTCGACCCTGCTCGTATTATCGAATTCGCGCAACAGTCTCATGAATTCAAGCAGCGTTTAGAGCAAAAAGTTCGTGCAGCAGCAACATTGATTGGTTTTGAAATTCCAGAGCTTTCTGCAGCAGCACAGTTCGATCTTCCAACAGATTCTTCAGAGCTATTGGCACTTGCGCCTCAAGCTGCTGTAAACCGTGGTCACGACTCTCAACACGAAGATGTGATTGGTCTTCGTCTTCTTTGCCTATACGGCTTAAAAGGTGCGGCAGCCTACATGGAGCACGCTCGTGTTCTTGGTCAAACTGATGACGCTATTTTTGCTGAATACCATGAAATCATGGCGTTCCTAGGTACAGATCCATCCGATCTAAAACAGTTACTTGATACATCAATGCAGATTGGCTTGATGAACTACAAAGTAATGGAAATGCTAGACAAAGGCGAGACAGATACCTTCGGTCACCCGCAACCAACAACCGTGAATGTGAAGACTAAAAAAGGTCACTGTATTCTTGTTTCTGGTCACGACTTGCATGATCTAGAAAAGATTCTTCAACAAACTGAAGGCAAGGGCATCAACGTTTACACTAACGGTGAGATGCTACCAGCACACGGTTACCCAGAGCTAAACAAGTACCCACACCTTGCGGGTAACTACGGTAGCGCTTGGCAGAACCAGCAAAAAGAATTCGCTAACTTCCCTGGCGCAATTGTAATGACGTCTAACTGCCTGCTTAACCCTGATGTAGGTTCTTACGCAGACCGTCTATTTACACGCAGCATCGTAGGCTGGCCAGGTGTTGATCACCTTGAAGGCGACGATTTCAGCGCAGTAATCGACTGTGCACTGGCGCAAGAAGGTTTCAAACACGACGAGATCGAGCAAATGATCACTGTCGGTTTTGGTCGTAACGCGCTGATGGAAGCGGCACCTGCGGTTGTTGAGCAAGTGAAAGAAGGCAACATCAAACACTTCTTCCTAGTTGGTGGTTGTGACGGTGACAAATCTGAACGTAGTTACTACACAGACTTCACAGCTCAAGCGCCAGAAGATTCAGTAATCCTGACATTGGCATGTGGTAAATTCCGTTTCAACAAAAACCAATTCGGCGACATTAACGGTATCCCACGTCTGTTAGATGTTGGCCAATGTAACGATGCTTACTCTGCGATTCAGCTTGCTATCGCACTGTCTCAAGAGTTTGATTGTGGTATCAACGAACTTCCGTTAACGCTGGTTCTATCTTGGTTCGAGCAAAAAGCGATCGTTATCTTGCTTACTCTGTTCGCTCTAGGTGTGAAAGGTATCTACACAGGCCCTACAGCCCCTGCGTTCCTAACTGAAAACCTACTTAAGATTATGCAAGACGAGTTCGATATGCGTTCTATTTCAACGCCAGAACAAGATCTTAAAACAATCTTAGCGGCTTAA
- a CDS encoding hybrid-cluster NAD(P)-dependent oxidoreductase yields MYAWSDSDSINLVCLKKWHETPDTVSFELGSIPQDLHFNFKPGQFITLGLDMPTKTDYRAYSVASCPEDNRLKLTVKRVEGGLVSNFIVDELDEGDEVSVLKPAGAFNCIDCMPTATKKVTLVSAGCGITPVMAMAKYWLAQGSDIEIDFVHMARNKRETIYFQELHQLDEAHSNFNLKLLLKDSEGTLAPQGRLDKNWLVKLSPDILDRTVYLCGPVGFMQNIESYLKELEFNMENFYQESFTPANPNTDSLANSDTASEESQAGASADSNGAVKVFVPAFGAEVEAEAGTPLADSLEKAGVPIIIACRSGICGSCKCKVTKGSVESSSQETLTPEQIEQGYVLACSSTIQSDVEVEL; encoded by the coding sequence ATGTATGCATGGTCGGATAGCGATTCAATCAATTTAGTGTGTTTAAAGAAATGGCACGAGACGCCAGATACGGTCAGCTTTGAGCTTGGCAGTATTCCACAAGACTTACATTTTAATTTTAAGCCAGGACAATTCATTACTCTGGGTTTAGATATGCCGACGAAAACCGATTATCGTGCCTATTCTGTGGCTTCTTGTCCTGAAGATAATCGCCTGAAGCTCACGGTGAAACGTGTGGAAGGTGGCTTGGTTTCGAACTTTATTGTTGATGAGCTTGATGAAGGTGATGAGGTTTCAGTATTGAAGCCTGCTGGCGCGTTTAACTGTATTGATTGCATGCCAACAGCGACGAAGAAAGTGACGCTAGTGAGTGCAGGTTGCGGTATTACACCTGTGATGGCGATGGCAAAATATTGGCTGGCTCAAGGCAGTGATATTGAGATCGACTTCGTGCACATGGCACGCAATAAGCGAGAGACCATTTACTTTCAAGAACTGCATCAATTAGATGAGGCGCACAGCAACTTCAATCTTAAATTGCTGCTAAAAGACAGTGAAGGAACATTAGCTCCTCAAGGTCGATTAGATAAGAATTGGTTAGTAAAACTAAGCCCTGATATTTTAGACCGAACTGTTTATCTATGCGGTCCAGTTGGCTTTATGCAAAACATAGAAAGCTACCTGAAAGAACTAGAATTCAACATGGAAAATTTCTATCAAGAAAGTTTCACGCCAGCGAACCCAAACACGGATTCACTGGCCAATAGCGATACAGCTTCAGAAGAGTCACAAGCGGGAGCGTCTGCAGATTCAAATGGCGCTGTTAAGGTGTTTGTTCCTGCATTTGGCGCAGAAGTAGAAGCGGAAGCGGGTACACCACTGGCTGATTCATTAGAGAAAGCTGGTGTTCCGATTATTATTGCCTGTCGCAGTGGGATTTGTGGTTCTTGCAAGTGCAAAGTAACCAAAGGTTCAGTGGAATCAAGCAGCCAAGAGACTTTGACGCCAGAACAGATTGAGCAAGGTTATGTCCTTGCGTGTTCGAGTACGATTCAGTCAGATGTTGAGGTTGAGCTGTAA